The following proteins come from a genomic window of Diprion similis isolate iyDipSimi1 chromosome 8, iyDipSimi1.1, whole genome shotgun sequence:
- the LOC124410005 gene encoding leucine-rich repeat-containing protein 15-like gives MSPLIILCILWLTVVVSGFTDSTECQIYNNLHVCTDGTKLRSVSFVDVRAVQTIDDIELHLENLGITEISNNAFADVRNASSLYLKENKISKISKNFCQFMDQLTYLDLCNNTISEIEDGSFARLTSLETLLLDYNSLTTFDHNTWKGLSHLHELYLTNNSIVLKKNMFKGLRHLETLALDANGITKIPVGTLNGLPNLDLLYLSRNLVSSINAEIFRNLGEVNELDLGRNHISTIPDGVFRHLRNLESLWLNGNHLTTLQTGAFDGLENLSSLFLNGNDFRSVELTTFTRMKNVTIEPGFRVNGSVVRKFNTLQGRFKCTNRDYQEPYDCEKIID, from the coding sequence ATGTCACCGCTGATAATACTCTGCATTTTGTGGTTGACAGTAGTAGTCAGTGGTTTTACGGATAGTACGGAATGCCAGATTTACAACAACCTTCACGTATGCACGGATGGCACTAAGCTCCGTAGCGTCTCCTTCGTGGATGTCAGGGCCGTTCAGACGATAGACGATATTGAGTTGCATTTGGAGAATCTTGGTATCACGGAAATATCGAATAACGCTTTTGCAGATGTCAGAAATGCCTCGTCTCTCTACCTCaaggaaaacaaaatatcaaaaatttcgaaaaatttttgtcaattcatGGACCAACTGACTTATCTGGACCTATGCAATAACACCATCAGTGAAATAGAAGACGGCAGTTTTGCCAGGCTGACTAGCTTGGAAACTTTGCTGCTGGACTACAACAGTCTGACAACTTTTGATCACAACACATGGAAGGGCCTATCGCATCTGCACGAGCTTTATCTGACCAATAATAGCATCGTACTGAAAAAGAACATGTTCAAAGGACTGAGGCACCTGGAGACTTTGGCACTTGACGCAAATGGAATAACCAAAATCCCCGTTGGAACCCTCAACGGTCTACCAAACCTGGATCTACTTTATCTATCTCGAAATTTGGTATCTAGCATAAATGCTGAGATATTTCGCAACCTCGGTGAAGTGAATGAACTCGatctgggcagaaatcacatctcTACAATCCCCGATGGAGTCTTCAGACACCTCCGAAATCTCGAGTCGCTATGGCTCAATGGAAACCATTTGACGACTCTTCAGACGGGTGCTTTTGATGGCTTGGAAAACCTTTCGTCTCTTTTCCTCAACGGCAACGATTTTCGCAGTGTCGAACTTACCACTTTCACGCGAATGAAAAACGTTACCATTGAACCCGGATTCCGAGTAAACGGTTCAGTCGTCAGGAAATTCAACACACTTCAGGGCCGATTCAAATGCACCAATCGTGATTACCAGGAACCATATGACTGcgagaaaattattgattag
- the LOC124410004 gene encoding insulin-like growth factor-binding protein complex acid labile subunit, which produces MRAMLILFFLPLLVPVKNDSPPDVTRELRQMASQSNPEHRQYVYSSSLVKVTSEQDIVINGAGIRYIQPGAFNGCETAQTLMMADNKLTTLTGGMFHGLCDLTVMNFFNNTIMDVANGAFDTLPNLIELELSYNRLSRLGDGVRTGLKNLRTLKLNENPFILMRDGFTGFSKLELLELSGANISVISLGSFNGLDQLQRLDLSNNKFTSTSEAYFETLAQLKELDLSMNAISTIRKRTFSGLTKLTDLWLNNNQIQVLGSYNAFEWITNLKKLYLNGNPLRMLNVAVFSKIESVEIEPGFKCEPSQEVQKNFVNATSRWFICNDSDGIFLPYHCYAMYIVGQLE; this is translated from the coding sequence ATGCGTGCAATGctgattctgttttttcttccgttGCTTGTCCCCGTGAAAAACGACAGCCCACCGGACGTTACAAGAGAGCTCCGGCAAATGGCGTCCCAGAGCAACCCGGAGCATCGTCAATACGTGTACAGCTCCAGTCTTGTAAAAGTGACTTCGGAGCAGGATATCGTGATAAATGGCGCAGGCATCAGGTACATTCAGCCTGGGGCTTTCAACGGTTGTGAGACGGCCCAGACTCTCATGATGGCAGACAACAAATTGACTACCCTGACAGGAGGCATGTTTCATGGTCTGTGTGACCTTACggtcatgaattttttcaataatacaaTTATGGACGTTGCCAATGGAGCCTTTGATACTCTGCCAAATTTGATAGAGTTGGAATTGAGCTATAATCGCTTGAGTAGACTCGGCGATGGTGTCAGAACCGGACTGAAAAATCTGCGAACGttgaaattgaacgaaaatccTTTTATTTTGATGAGAGATGGATTTACGGGATTTTCGAAGCTGGAACTGCTCGAATTATCTGGGGCGAATATCTCGGTGATTTCTCTGGGCAGTTTCAACGGCCTAGATCAACTTCAGCGGTTGGATCTTTCCAATAATAAGTTCACCTCTACTTCGGAAGCGTACTTTGAAACATTGGCACAGTTGAAAGAACTGGATCTCTCAATGAATGCCATTTCTACTATTCGCAAACGTACCTTCAGTGGATTAACGAAGTTGACGGACTTGTGGCTGAACAACAACCAAATTCAGGTTCTCGGCTCTTATAACGCTTTCGAGTGGATTACAAACCTGAAAAAGTTGTACCTGAATGGTAATCCACTACGCATGTTGAACGTGGCAGTTTTTAGCAAGATAGAAAGTGTCGAGATTGAGCCTGGATTTAAATGCGAGCCATCCCAAGAAGTTCAGAAGAATTTTGTCAATGCGACATCTCGCTGGTTTATTTGTAATGATTCTGATGGGATTTTTTTACCTTACCACTGCTACGCAATGTATATCGTTGGTCAATTGGAATAG